In one window of Brassica rapa cultivar Chiifu-401-42 chromosome A07, CAAS_Brap_v3.01, whole genome shotgun sequence DNA:
- the LOC103829498 gene encoding uncharacterized protein LOC103829498, whose amino-acid sequence MSRLLSKTLIPHGRLFLRRFNEPASKITAAPSLVCFNRRPYSSKPHLIEIELDSSSSATSKAEAEAAVLKKLNEFVRRIVVQNSTPDWLPFSPGSSFWVPPHQNTAAKIANLVDQVTHPLTEEEVLSLSSPSGWPCSSFFTPPPDDDSSSNQEVERSTELNVPGNEMLEVKLAQFPDPIYLLKHGDDDE is encoded by the exons ATGTCCCGATTGCtgtcgaaaaccctaattcccCACGGGAGACTCTTCCTCCGTCGCTTCAACGAGCCGGCTTCGAAGATAACGGCGGCGCCAAGCCTCGTCTGTTTCAACCGCCGTCCCTATTCATCGAAACCTCATCTGATCGAGATCGAGCTGGACTCTTCCTCGTCAGCGACTTCCAAGGCCGAAGCCGAAGCCGCGGTTCTCAAGAAGCTGAACGAGTTCGTTCGGAGGATCGTCGTTCAGAACTCGACTCCCGATTGGCTCCCTTTCTCCCCTGGCTCCTCCTTCTGGGTCCCTCCGCACCAGAACACCGCCGCCAAGATCGCTAATTTGGTCGACCAGGTGACGCATCCGTTGACGGAGGAGGAGGTTCTCTCTCTGTCTTCTCCTTCTGGCTGGCCTTGCTCCTCTTTCTTCACTCCTCCTCCAg ATGATGATTCTTCATCTAACCAAGAGGTGGAAAGGAGCACGGAGTTGAACGTTCCGGGGAATGAGATGCTGGAAGTCAAGCTAGCGCAGTTTCCAGATCCAATCTACTTGTTGAAACACGGAGACGATGATGAGTGA
- the LOC103829497 gene encoding senescence-induced receptor-like serine/threonine-protein kinase isoform X1, translating into MTILSSLSWISFLLLLFLVHGQHQSGFVSIDCGIPDDSSYNDETTDIKYVSESTFVESGTSKSIAPELKANTSLARQFHNLRSFPEGKRNCYKVLPQQGKGFKYLIRTRFMYGNYDGLGKAPPAFDLYLGVNLWDSIVLDNSTTIITKEIIHTPSLDHFHVCLVDKNRGTPFLSVLEVRFLKNNTYETPYEALMLFRRWDLGSTSNLPVRYKDDVYDRIWMPSRFKNHMILNTSLPIDQNYNNRFNPASVVMSTATRAINASDYIILFWEPADPRLKFYVYMHFAEVQVLTRNQTREFTVYYNNDTRLAEKFRPSYLYTDTVFTPDPVTGPIHEFSFVQTSGEMLPPIINAMEIYQVNEFFQLSTDQEDVDAMTKIKDKYRVKKNWQGDPCVPVDYSWEGLDCNHSDNITNPRVISLNLSFSGLTGQIDPAFSNLTSIKKLDLAGNNLTGKVPDFLANLPNLTELNLEGNKLIGIIPRKLLERSKDGSLSLRYGGNPELCSSDSCEKTKKNNGYIIPVVASVIGLLVLFTALALFWHFKKRSHKGSNIQKTFKSSLYIIKKDIIIINTSNTPLFAGTNDANTGPLNTAQRYFKYSEVVSITNNFERVLGKGGFGEVYHGISDGDQVAVKILSEESAQGYKEFRAEVEILMRVHHTNLTSLIGYCNEGNNMVLIYEFMANGNLGDYLSGKMSFILSWEERLKISLDAAQGLEYLHYGCKPPIVHRDVKPTNILLNEKIQAKIADFGLSRSFSVEGSDQISTVVAGTIGYLDPEYYSTRQMNEKSDVYSFGVVLLEVITGQPVIASSRREKRHISDQVSSMLAKGNIKGIVDQRLGERYDAGSAWKMAELSLACTEQRSTHRPTMSQVVMGLKQIFDGRVNDHNNQGDSTKMVTVNLNSEMGPQAR; encoded by the exons ATGACAATTTTAAGTTCTCTTTCATGGATaagctttcttcttctactctttCTTGTTCATGGTCAACACCAATCTG GTTTTGTCAGTATAGATTGTGGTATACCTGATGATTCGAGCTACAATGACGAGACAACAGACATAAAGTATGTTTCCGAATCAACGTTTGTTGAGTCAGGAACAAGCAAGAGCATAGCTCCTGAGCTTAAGGCAAATACTTCTCTTGCAAGACAGTTTCACAATCTAAGAAGCTTCCCTGAAGGTAAGAGAAACTGTTACAAAGTGTTGCCTCAACAAGGTAAAGGATTTAAGTATTTGATCAGAACCCGTTTCATGTATGGAAACTATGATGGACTCGGAAAAGCACCACCCGCTTTCGACCTCTATCTAGGTGTTAATCTATGGGATTCTATTGTTCTTGACAATTCAACAACTATAATAACCAAAGAGATCATACACACTCCTTCTCTAGACCATTTTCATGTTTGTCTTGTTGATAAGAACAGAGGAACTCCTTTCTTGTCTGTTTTGGAAGTAAGGTTCTTGAAGAACAATACTTATGAGACTCCTTATGAAGCTCTCATGCTTTTTAGGAGATGGGATTTGGGTTCTACTAGTAATCTTCCTGTCAG ATACAAAGATGATGTCTATGATCGCATATGGATGCCGAGTAGGTTTAAAAACCATATGATACTAAATACATCACTCCCTATTGATCAAAACTACAACAACCGCTTCAACCCTGCTAGTGTTGTCATGAGCACCGCGACAAGAGCGATTAACGCTAGCGATTACATAATTCTGTTTTGGGAACCGGCGGACCCTAGGTTGAAGttttatgtatatatgcatTTTGCTGAGGTTCAAGTGCTCACAAGAAACCAGACGAGAGAATTCACAGTTTATTACAACAATGACACAAGACTTGCTGAAAAGTTTAGACCTAGCTACTTGTATACGGATACAGTTTTCACACCAGATCCAGTAACCGGACCAATACATGAGTTTTCTTTCGTACAAACCTCTGGAGAGATGCTTCCACCGATCATTAACGCCATGGAGATATATCAAGTTAATGAATTCTTTCAGTTATCAACTGATCAAGAGGATG TCGATGCGATGACGAAGATCAAGGATAAGTACAGAGTGAAGAAAAACTGGCAAGGAGATCCATGTGTTCCTGTTGATTATTCTTGGGAAGGTCTTGATTGTAACCATAGTGATAACATTACTAACCCAAGAGTCATTTCTCT GAACTTATCTTTTAGTGGATTGACTGGACAGATTGATCCAGCCTTTTCCAATCTTACATCCATAAAAAAACT GGACTTAGCAGGTAATAACTTAACAGGAAAAGTACCAGATTTCCTTGCAAATTTACCAAATTTAACTGAGTT aaACTTGGAAGGAAACAAGCTGATAGGAATAATTCCACGAAAACTTCTTGAGAGATCAAAGGATGGATCACTTTCACTGAG GTACGGTGGAAATCCAGAACTTTGTTCGTCTGATTCATGcgaaaagacaaagaaaaataacGGTTATATCATTCCAGTAGTAGCATCAGTCATAGGGCTGCTCGTTCTTTTCACCGCATTAGCTTTATTCTGGCATTTCAAGAAAAGATCACATAAAGGTTCAAACATTCAAAAAACATTCAAAAGTTCATTGTATATAATAAAGAAAGACATAATCATTATAAACACTTCTAATACTCCTTTGTTTGCAGGTACCAATGATGCCAATACCGGTCCATTAAACACAGCCCAACGATACTTCAAATACTCAGAAGTTGTGAGTATCACAAATAACTTCGAGAGAGTTCTCGGCAAAGGAGGTTTTGGTGAAGTATACCATGGAATCTCAGATGGAGATCAAGTTGCAGTCAAGATACTTTCTGAAGAATCAGCTCAAGGTTACAAAGAGTTTAGAGCAGAG GTGGAAATTCTGATGAGAGTTCATCACACAAACCTGACCTCTCTTATCGGATACTGCAATGAGGGAAATAATATGGTTCTTATATATGAGTTTATGGCTAATGGGAACTTAGGAGACTACTTATCAG GAAAAATGTCATTTATATTGAGCTGGGAAGAGAGGTTAAAGATTTCACTAGATGCAGCGCAAG GGCTAGAGTATCTTCACTATGGTTGTAAGCCTCCTATAGTTCACAGAGATGTGAAGCCAACGAACATCTTACTAAATGAGAAGATCCAAGCCAAGATTGCGGACTTCGGTTTATCCAGAAGCTTCTCTGTTGAAGGAAGCGATCAGATTTCAACCGTTGTGGCTGGCACAATCGGTTACCTCGATCCCGA GTACTACTCGACGCGCCAAATGAACGAGAAGAGTGATGTTTATAGCTTCGGAGTTGTTCTTCTTGAAGTGATAACAGGGCAGCCTGTAATTGCATCCtcaagaagagagaagaggcaTATAAGTGATCAGGTCAGTTCAATGTTAGCCAAAGGAAACATCAAAGGGATTGTGGATCAGCGTCTAGGAGAGAGATATGATGCTGGCTCTGCTTGGAAAATGGCAGAATTGTCCCTTGCTTGTACTGAGCAGAGGTCTACGCATAGACCAACGATGAGTCAGGTCGTTATGGGGCTGAAACAGATCTTTGATGGCAGAGTGAACGATCATAATAACCAAGGTGACTCGACAAAGATGGTTACAGTGAATCTGAATTCCGAAATGGGTCCTCAAGCAAGGTAG
- the LOC103829495 gene encoding F-box/kelch-repeat protein At3g18720, with protein sequence MCSASPSSLFPEDLTVKPIVQALPAPSNINIPSDLLREILSRLGLKANIHASLVCKTWFQVAVSVRKLQPHPWLFYPLKGEANGDYILLDRQRSQAYKLNFPDLKGHGFSCSRDGWLLVSTNFPSYLVFFFNPFTREYIYLPEAAPTSGYCLTFTAAPTSSSCLVISLNDRSICSYIEIATWRPGETLWTTHRFENLLPGRRWKSCVFSNGVLYCLTTFSNIGIFDPSRATWNILPVEPCPAFFQVDLGRRVLMTEHEGDIFVMLTSRNKNPLMFKLNLKRNAWEEKRELGGLTVFASHPTSLTRAGLSVKERNRIYPSHNGHLGVYYSLGDGIISSRFPTSNYLSNRIAWVDPPHNNFNL encoded by the exons ATGTGTTCAGCAAGTCCGTCGTCGTTGTTCCCGGAAGACCTCACAGTGAAACCCATTGTTCAAGCACTTCCAGCACC AAGCAATATAAATATTCCCTCAGATCTACTGCGGGAGATATTGTCCCGCCTTGGACTGAAAGCCAACATACATGCTTCTCTTGTCTGCAAGACATGGTTTCAAGTAGCTGTTTCTGTCAGGAAGTTACAGCCTCATCCTTGGCTTTTTTATCCACTAAAAGGAGAAGCAAACGGAGACTACATTCTTTTAGATCGGCAACGGTCTCAGGCATACAAGCTTAATTTTCCAGATTTGAAGGGCCATGGATTCTCTTGTTCTAGGGATGGTTGGTTGCTTGTGTCCACAAATTTCCCCTCGTACTTGGTATTTTTCTTTAACCCGTTTACCCGGGAGTACATATACTTACCCGAGGCTGCACCTACGTCAGGCTACTGTTTAACTTTCACAGCCGCTCCTACATCAAGTAGTTGTTTGGTGATCTCGCTTAACGATAGAAGTATCTGCTCATATATTGAGATTGCTACTTGGAGACCTGGCGAAACCCTATGGACCACCCATCGGTTTGAGAACTTGTTACCCGGTCGTAGATGGAAGAGTTGTGTCTTCTCAAATGGTGTTTTATATTGTCTCACTACTTTCAGCAACATTGGGATTTTCGACCCGTCTAGAGCAACCTGGAATATTCTTCCAGTGGAACCCTGTCCCGCCTTTTTTCAGGTAGATTTGGGTAGGCGAGTGTTGATGACGGAGCATGAAGGAGACATATTTGTTATGCTTACAAGCCGCAACAAGAACCCATTGATGTTTAAACTAAACCTTAAACGCAATGCAtgggaagagaagagagagcttGGTGGCTTGACAGTATTCGCAAGCCACCCTACCTCCCTTACAAGAGCTGGTCTCTCGGTGAAGGAGAGGAACAGAATATACCCATCACATAATGGGCATCTCGGTGTGTACTACTCCCTTGGTGATGGTATAATTAGCTCTCGTTTCCCTACGAGCAACTATTTGTCTAACCGCATTGCTTGGGTGGATCCTCCTCACAACAATTTTAATTTGTGA
- the LOC103829497 gene encoding senescence-induced receptor-like serine/threonine-protein kinase isoform X2, with the protein MTILSSLSWISFLLLLFLVHGQHQSGFVSIDCGIPDDSSYNDETTDIKYVSESTFVESGTSKSIAPELKANTSLARQFHNLRSFPEGKRNCYKVLPQQGKGFKYLIRTRFMYGNYDGLGKAPPAFDLYLGVNLWDSIVLDNSTTIITKEIIHTPSLDHFHVCLVDKNRGTPFLSVLEVRFLKNNTYETPYEALMLFRRWDLGSTSNLPVRYKDDVYDRIWMPSRFKNHMILNTSLPIDQNYNNRFNPASVVMSTATRAINASDYIILFWEPADPRLKFYVYMHFAEVQVLTRNQTREFTVYYNNDTRLAEKFRPSYLYTDTVFTPDPVTGPIHEFSFVQTSGEMLPPIINAMEIYQVNEFFQLSTDQEDVDAMTKIKDKYRVKKNWQGDPCVPVDYSWEGLDCNHSDNITNPRVISLNLSFSGLTGQIDPAFSNLTSIKKLDLAGNNLTGKVPDFLANLPNLTELNLEGNKLIGIIPRKLLERSKDGSLSLRYGGNPELCSSDSCEKTKKNNGYIIPVVASVIGLLVLFTALALFWHFKKRSHKGTNDANTGPLNTAQRYFKYSEVVSITNNFERVLGKGGFGEVYHGISDGDQVAVKILSEESAQGYKEFRAEVEILMRVHHTNLTSLIGYCNEGNNMVLIYEFMANGNLGDYLSGKMSFILSWEERLKISLDAAQGLEYLHYGCKPPIVHRDVKPTNILLNEKIQAKIADFGLSRSFSVEGSDQISTVVAGTIGYLDPEYYSTRQMNEKSDVYSFGVVLLEVITGQPVIASSRREKRHISDQVSSMLAKGNIKGIVDQRLGERYDAGSAWKMAELSLACTEQRSTHRPTMSQVVMGLKQIFDGRVNDHNNQGDSTKMVTVNLNSEMGPQAR; encoded by the exons ATGACAATTTTAAGTTCTCTTTCATGGATaagctttcttcttctactctttCTTGTTCATGGTCAACACCAATCTG GTTTTGTCAGTATAGATTGTGGTATACCTGATGATTCGAGCTACAATGACGAGACAACAGACATAAAGTATGTTTCCGAATCAACGTTTGTTGAGTCAGGAACAAGCAAGAGCATAGCTCCTGAGCTTAAGGCAAATACTTCTCTTGCAAGACAGTTTCACAATCTAAGAAGCTTCCCTGAAGGTAAGAGAAACTGTTACAAAGTGTTGCCTCAACAAGGTAAAGGATTTAAGTATTTGATCAGAACCCGTTTCATGTATGGAAACTATGATGGACTCGGAAAAGCACCACCCGCTTTCGACCTCTATCTAGGTGTTAATCTATGGGATTCTATTGTTCTTGACAATTCAACAACTATAATAACCAAAGAGATCATACACACTCCTTCTCTAGACCATTTTCATGTTTGTCTTGTTGATAAGAACAGAGGAACTCCTTTCTTGTCTGTTTTGGAAGTAAGGTTCTTGAAGAACAATACTTATGAGACTCCTTATGAAGCTCTCATGCTTTTTAGGAGATGGGATTTGGGTTCTACTAGTAATCTTCCTGTCAG ATACAAAGATGATGTCTATGATCGCATATGGATGCCGAGTAGGTTTAAAAACCATATGATACTAAATACATCACTCCCTATTGATCAAAACTACAACAACCGCTTCAACCCTGCTAGTGTTGTCATGAGCACCGCGACAAGAGCGATTAACGCTAGCGATTACATAATTCTGTTTTGGGAACCGGCGGACCCTAGGTTGAAGttttatgtatatatgcatTTTGCTGAGGTTCAAGTGCTCACAAGAAACCAGACGAGAGAATTCACAGTTTATTACAACAATGACACAAGACTTGCTGAAAAGTTTAGACCTAGCTACTTGTATACGGATACAGTTTTCACACCAGATCCAGTAACCGGACCAATACATGAGTTTTCTTTCGTACAAACCTCTGGAGAGATGCTTCCACCGATCATTAACGCCATGGAGATATATCAAGTTAATGAATTCTTTCAGTTATCAACTGATCAAGAGGATG TCGATGCGATGACGAAGATCAAGGATAAGTACAGAGTGAAGAAAAACTGGCAAGGAGATCCATGTGTTCCTGTTGATTATTCTTGGGAAGGTCTTGATTGTAACCATAGTGATAACATTACTAACCCAAGAGTCATTTCTCT GAACTTATCTTTTAGTGGATTGACTGGACAGATTGATCCAGCCTTTTCCAATCTTACATCCATAAAAAAACT GGACTTAGCAGGTAATAACTTAACAGGAAAAGTACCAGATTTCCTTGCAAATTTACCAAATTTAACTGAGTT aaACTTGGAAGGAAACAAGCTGATAGGAATAATTCCACGAAAACTTCTTGAGAGATCAAAGGATGGATCACTTTCACTGAG GTACGGTGGAAATCCAGAACTTTGTTCGTCTGATTCATGcgaaaagacaaagaaaaataacGGTTATATCATTCCAGTAGTAGCATCAGTCATAGGGCTGCTCGTTCTTTTCACCGCATTAGCTTTATTCTGGCATTTCAAGAAAAGATCACATAAAG GTACCAATGATGCCAATACCGGTCCATTAAACACAGCCCAACGATACTTCAAATACTCAGAAGTTGTGAGTATCACAAATAACTTCGAGAGAGTTCTCGGCAAAGGAGGTTTTGGTGAAGTATACCATGGAATCTCAGATGGAGATCAAGTTGCAGTCAAGATACTTTCTGAAGAATCAGCTCAAGGTTACAAAGAGTTTAGAGCAGAG GTGGAAATTCTGATGAGAGTTCATCACACAAACCTGACCTCTCTTATCGGATACTGCAATGAGGGAAATAATATGGTTCTTATATATGAGTTTATGGCTAATGGGAACTTAGGAGACTACTTATCAG GAAAAATGTCATTTATATTGAGCTGGGAAGAGAGGTTAAAGATTTCACTAGATGCAGCGCAAG GGCTAGAGTATCTTCACTATGGTTGTAAGCCTCCTATAGTTCACAGAGATGTGAAGCCAACGAACATCTTACTAAATGAGAAGATCCAAGCCAAGATTGCGGACTTCGGTTTATCCAGAAGCTTCTCTGTTGAAGGAAGCGATCAGATTTCAACCGTTGTGGCTGGCACAATCGGTTACCTCGATCCCGA GTACTACTCGACGCGCCAAATGAACGAGAAGAGTGATGTTTATAGCTTCGGAGTTGTTCTTCTTGAAGTGATAACAGGGCAGCCTGTAATTGCATCCtcaagaagagagaagaggcaTATAAGTGATCAGGTCAGTTCAATGTTAGCCAAAGGAAACATCAAAGGGATTGTGGATCAGCGTCTAGGAGAGAGATATGATGCTGGCTCTGCTTGGAAAATGGCAGAATTGTCCCTTGCTTGTACTGAGCAGAGGTCTACGCATAGACCAACGATGAGTCAGGTCGTTATGGGGCTGAAACAGATCTTTGATGGCAGAGTGAACGATCATAATAACCAAGGTGACTCGACAAAGATGGTTACAGTGAATCTGAATTCCGAAATGGGTCCTCAAGCAAGGTAG